In one Arachis duranensis cultivar V14167 chromosome 9, aradu.V14167.gnm2.J7QH, whole genome shotgun sequence genomic region, the following are encoded:
- the LOC107467830 gene encoding NAC domain-containing protein 16 has translation MGAEAGATECFSKAMASMPGFRFHPTDEELVMYYLKRKICGKKLKLDVILETDVYKWDPEELPEISVLRTGDRQWFFFTHRDRKYPNGARSNRATRQGYWKATGKDRNVTCNSRSVGVKKTLVFYRGRAPNGERTDWVMHEYTMDEEELNRCQDIKDYFALYKLYKKSGPGPKNGEQYGAPFKEEEWADDECVDFNINSADREEVNTVPVNDQLPPLADDEVTDMINQILDNELALDQQFGDGLEFPQVVAEETQSTVVDQFSEAVTDPEYNDIYHSTSQHYDVQNVNFNQSVASHLHAPEGSEVISTANIQVEDYNFQEDDFLEINDLNGSELTIPNMETPVENLQFEDGLCELDLFQDAEMFLRDLGPINEETIPHSYMNNAAGSNIENQNYHLLPNPEDATQNVHEFWMHDERNTSSLFEGFDDSLSQQNPGAVSTEGYDNQSSIAEDVATSRFSSALWSFVESIPTTPASAAENALVNRALNRMSSFSRVKINIKPTNTAAGKDTATTKRVGRKGFSFLFFPIIIALCAFLWVSLGTFRLLGRCIAP, from the exons ATGGGTGCTGAAGCTGGTGCAACTGAGTGTTTCAGTAAGGCCATGGCGTCGATGCCTGGGTTTCGGTTCCATCCCACGGATGAGGAGCTGGTTATGTACTATCTGAAGAGGAAGATATGTGGGAAGAAGCTGAAACTCGACGTGATTCTAGAAACCGATGTTTACAAGTGGGATCCTGAGGAATTGCCAG AGATATCTGTACTGAGGACTGGAGATAGGCAATGGTTCTTTTTCACTCATAGAGATAGGAAGTATCCTAATGGTGCGAGGTCCAACCGAGCAACAAGGCAAGGTTACTGGAAAGCAACAGGAAAGGATCGTAATGTGACCTGCAATTCTCGGTCAGTTGGAGTGAAAAAGACTCTGGTTTTCTATAGAGGCAGAGCTCCTAATGGTGAGCGGACCGATTGGGTTATGCATGAATACACCATGGATGAAGAAGAGCTGAATAGGTGCCAAGATATTAAG GACTATTTTGCACTTTACAAGCTATACAAGAAAAGTGGACCTGGTCCTAAAAATGGAGAACAGTATGGTGCACCATTTAAAGAAGAGGAGTGGGCTGATGACGAATGTGTAGATTTCAATATTAACTCAGCAGATCGGGAGGAAGTAAATACTGTCCCTGTTAATGATCAGCTGCCTCCTTTGGCCGATGATGAAGTCACGGATATgattaatcaaattttggatAATGAGCTTGCCCTTGACCAGCAATTTGGTGACGGCCTTGAATTTCCTCAG GTTGTTGCTGAAGAAACACAAAGTACTGTGGTGGATCAGTTCTCTGAGGCAGTGACGGACCCCGAGTACAACGATATTTACCACTCAACCAGTCAGCACTATGATGTGCAGAATGTCAACTTCAATCAGTCGGTTGCATCTCACCTTCATGCCCCGGAAGGATCAGAAGTTATTTCTACTGCCAACATTCAAGTAGAAGACTATAACTTTCAGGAGGATGACTTCTTGGAAATCAACGATCTCAATGGTAGTGAACTTACAATTCCAAATATGGAAACACCAGTGGAGAACCTGCAGTTTGAAGATGGATTGTGTGAACTTGATCTGTTCCAAGATGCAGAGATGTTTCTTCGTGACTTGGGACCAATCAATGAGGAAACCATTCCACATTCATATATGAATAATGCCGCTGGAAGCAACATTGAAAATCAGAATTATCACTTGCTGCCCAATCCAGAGGACGCTACTCAAAATGTTCATGAATTTTGGATGCATGATGAAAGAAACACCTCGAGTCTGTTTGAAGGCTTTGATGATTCTCTCTCTCAACAAAATCCAG GTGCTGTATCTACTGAAGGCTATGATAATCAAAGTAGCATTGCAGAAGATGTTGCTACAAGTAGATTCTCTTCGGCTCTCTGGTCCTTTGTTGAGTCAATACCTACCACTCCTGCATCAGCTGCGGAAAATGCTCTAGTGAATCGGGCTTTGAATCGAATGTCTAGCTTCAGCCGAGTGAAGATTAATATCAAGCCGACGAACACAGCTGCAGGTAAAGACACTGCAACTACGAAGAGAGTGGGCAGAAAAGGATTTTCATTCCTTTTCTTCCCAATTATTATTGCTTTATGTGCTTTCTTATGGGTTTCTCTTGGAACTTTTAGATTATTAGGGAGATGCATCGCTCCTTGA